The following proteins come from a genomic window of Chryseobacterium glaciei:
- a CDS encoding PRTRC system protein B: MNNLTDITENFGALYHPKSALVFYETDGVNKHVYVEHFDMDKNGTPVNAHPLTVREANQLAKSLKTENKENQAFLQPKGILPTNVLQIKPSENGNVLWFTKAQERQLYFIEKLGIPNGKANIPPLLWFATKHGLAIYALKTNQRPKNGTPLYHAPFLNIYEHGNVCMGTVNVDIKKSASLEEFITAWENYFFNSYFSHLVQSHNPIKGNCVSLWKRLVKTNEPFPKEVLITNRTKIETLLR, encoded by the coding sequence ATGAATAATCTAACAGACATTACTGAGAATTTTGGAGCATTATACCACCCGAAATCGGCATTGGTGTTCTATGAAACAGATGGAGTGAACAAACATGTATATGTAGAGCATTTCGATATGGATAAAAATGGCACTCCTGTTAATGCCCATCCCCTAACGGTGAGAGAAGCCAATCAGTTGGCAAAATCATTAAAGACCGAAAACAAAGAAAATCAGGCATTCCTGCAACCCAAAGGAATATTACCAACCAATGTACTGCAAATTAAGCCCTCCGAGAATGGTAATGTGCTATGGTTTACCAAAGCGCAGGAACGCCAATTATATTTTATAGAAAAATTAGGAATTCCCAATGGTAAAGCCAATATCCCGCCATTACTCTGGTTTGCGACCAAACACGGATTAGCCATCTATGCGCTTAAAACCAATCAAAGACCCAAAAACGGCACTCCTCTATACCACGCCCCTTTCTTGAATATCTACGAACATGGCAATGTTTGTATGGGGACTGTTAATGTCGACATCAAAAAATCGGCTTCATTGGAAGAGTTTATAACCGCATGGGAAAACTATTTTTTTAACTCTTATTTCAGCCATTTGGTGCAAAGCCACAATCCCATCAAGGGAAATTGTGTCAGCCTTTGGAAAAGGCTCGTTAAAACAAATGAGCCTTTTCCAAAAGAAGTATTGATAACAAACAGAACAAAAATTGAAACCTTACTACGATGA
- a CDS encoding PRTRC system ThiF family protein has product MNTEKTKVHFTDDYLINPTNPIEVNLIGAGGTGSQVLTALSRMNHALIQLGHAGLSVRLWDDDLVTEANLGRQLFAECELELYKSTTLINRTNRFFGTNWKAETVKFQRNELGKFPENSLANIYISCVDSVKARFELAEILKNLNNRQAYRNTPKYWLDFGNNQYSGQVILSTIEYIRQPNSDKYDTVADLPFVTEEFGDLLKQSEIEDDTPSCSLAEALEKQDLYINSSLAQMGCSLLWNLFRNGMTENRGFFLNLKDFRSQPLKI; this is encoded by the coding sequence ATGAATACCGAAAAAACAAAAGTCCACTTTACGGACGATTATCTAATCAATCCCACCAACCCCATTGAAGTAAATCTTATTGGTGCAGGTGGCACAGGCTCACAGGTACTCACTGCATTATCAAGAATGAACCACGCCTTAATCCAGCTTGGTCACGCAGGATTGTCTGTAAGATTATGGGATGATGATTTGGTTACAGAAGCCAATTTGGGCAGACAATTGTTTGCAGAATGTGAATTGGAATTATATAAATCCACCACGCTAATCAACCGAACCAATCGTTTCTTCGGAACGAACTGGAAAGCGGAAACCGTGAAATTTCAAAGGAATGAACTAGGAAAATTTCCCGAAAATTCACTGGCAAACATTTACATATCCTGTGTTGACAGCGTAAAGGCTCGATTTGAATTGGCTGAAATATTGAAAAATTTAAATAACAGGCAAGCTTATAGAAATACACCCAAGTATTGGTTGGATTTTGGAAATAATCAATATTCGGGGCAGGTTATCCTCTCTACCATTGAATACATACGGCAACCCAATTCGGATAAATATGATACGGTAGCCGATCTTCCCTTTGTTACCGAAGAATTTGGCGACCTGCTAAAACAGTCCGAAATAGAGGACGATACGCCAAGCTGTTCTTTAGCGGAAGCATTGGAAAAACAGGATTTATATATCAATTCTTCCCTCGCTCAAATGGGTTGTTCTCTTTTATGGAACTTGTTCCGCAATGGAATGACCGAAAACAGAGGGTTTTTTCTTAATCTAAAGGATTTTCGTTCACAACCTTTAAAAATCTAA